A window of Aromatoleum bremense genomic DNA:
CGTACCGCATGTTCCTCGGCTGAAGCCCCGCCTCAGGCGGCGTGCGGCCGCGCCGGGAAAGCCCCGGCTTCGGTCACGATCCACTGCATCGGGCGGTCATGGTGCTGCGGATACACCGTTTGCGCGCGCCCCAGCTCGAAGCCGACACCGACCGCGACCGGATCGATCAACGCCAGCGTGCGATCGAAATAGCCGCCGCCGTAGCCGAGTCGGTAGCCGGCGGCGTCGAACGCGTTGCACGGCACCAGCACCGCGTCCGGTACGATCGCCTCGCCGTCGGGTGGATGCGGGATGCCGTGGCGATCGAAAACCATTTCCATGCCCGGCGTCCACCTGCGGAACACCATCGGCGTTGCCTTTGCCAGCACCACCGGCAGCGCCGCGACGCGCGAGTGTCCGCCGACGAGCCAGCGACACATCCATGCACGCAGGTCGGGCTCGGCGCGATATGGCCAGCAGAACGCCAGCGCGTGCGGGGCGAGCCGCGCGAGCAAGCAGTCCAGATGCGCTTCAAGCTGCTCCGTGAGCGTCGCACGGCGCTCGTCCGGCAGCGCCAGGCGCTCGGCGCACGCGCGCTCGCGCAGCGCCCGCCGGATGCGGCCCGCCTCGTCGTCGGCAGGGGAAACGGATGTCGTCACTGTGCTAAGGTGAATCGAATCAAAAACAGGATGGTAAGGGATGATCAAGGGATTGTGGGCGGGCGTGGCCCTGGCGTTGGCGACCCTGAGCGCGGTGGTGCACGGCGACCCGGGGGATGAACGGATCCTGGCGGCGCGGGAGGCGCTGCGCACCGGCGACCGGGGCACGCTGGAGCAGCTCGACAGGGAACGCGGCTCGCACCCGCTCGACCCGTACGTCCAGTACTGGTTGCTGTCGAACAAGCTCGTGCGCCCTGACCCGGCCCCGATCATCGAGTTGACCGAGTTCCTGCTGCAGGACCCCGACAGCCTGCTTGCC
This region includes:
- a CDS encoding 5-formyltetrahydrofolate cyclo-ligase — encoded protein: MTTSVSPADDEAGRIRRALRERACAERLALPDERRATLTEQLEAHLDCLLARLAPHALAFCWPYRAEPDLRAWMCRWLVGGHSRVAALPVVLAKATPMVFRRWTPGMEMVFDRHGIPHPPDGEAIVPDAVLVPCNAFDAAGYRLGYGGGYFDRTLALIDPVAVGVGFELGRAQTVYPQHHDRPMQWIVTEAGAFPARPHAA